From Sphingomonas nostoxanthinifaciens, a single genomic window includes:
- a CDS encoding ankyrin repeat domain-containing protein, giving the protein MGATRDFSRVMLATAAALTLATAAFAQFSDSYSFLKAVKDADGAKTMEFLNKPGQPVLNARDPASGDAALHMIVKRHDQTWLSFLIGRGAQVDVRDRDGNTPLMTAVQLSDPASAQLLVESGAKVNLVNNRGETPLIMAVQHRDVASARLLISAGADPKIADTIAGKSAHDYATEDSRAAPILRMMDEAKPKAPAAEIAGPVRR; this is encoded by the coding sequence ATGGGTGCGACGCGCGACTTTTCCAGGGTCATGCTGGCCACGGCGGCCGCATTGACGCTGGCGACGGCTGCATTCGCACAATTTTCCGACAGCTATTCGTTCCTGAAGGCGGTCAAGGATGCCGATGGCGCCAAGACCATGGAATTTCTCAACAAGCCCGGCCAGCCGGTGCTGAACGCACGCGATCCGGCGAGCGGAGATGCCGCGCTCCACATGATCGTGAAGCGCCACGACCAGACGTGGCTGTCCTTCCTGATCGGGCGTGGCGCACAGGTCGACGTGCGCGATCGCGACGGCAATACCCCGCTGATGACCGCGGTGCAGCTGTCCGATCCGGCATCGGCCCAGCTGCTGGTGGAAAGCGGCGCGAAGGTGAACCTGGTCAATAATCGCGGCGAAACACCGCTGATCATGGCGGTGCAGCACCGCGACGTCGCGAGCGCACGCCTGCTGATTTCAGCGGGGGCGGACCCGAAGATCGCCGACACCATCGCCGGCAAGAGCGCGCACGATTATGCGACCGAGGACAGCCGCGCCGCCCCGATCCTGCGCATGATGGACGAGGCCAAGCCCAAGGCGCCGGCGGCGGAGATTGCCGGGCCGGTCCGGCGATAA
- a CDS encoding MmcB family DNA repair protein has translation MATALPCFDDAPLIAADVARGVARLFWQHDLVALCEVPLGNGRRADIMALDGKGCITIVEIKVSRADLRGDAKWPEYLDYCDRFCWAVPAGFALEPFDEEHFRPDCAGLIVADRYGAEMLRQPTHRPMPGARRKVETLRFGRRAAQRLLGSLDPGLAGLD, from the coding sequence ATGGCCACGGCTTTACCCTGCTTCGACGACGCACCTTTGATCGCGGCCGATGTCGCGCGCGGCGTGGCGCGTCTGTTCTGGCAGCATGATCTGGTGGCATTGTGCGAGGTGCCGCTGGGTAATGGCCGCCGCGCCGACATCATGGCGCTCGACGGCAAGGGATGCATCACGATCGTCGAGATCAAGGTGTCGCGCGCCGATCTGCGTGGCGATGCCAAGTGGCCGGAATACCTGGATTATTGCGACCGATTTTGCTGGGCGGTGCCCGCCGGCTTCGCCCTGGAGCCGTTCGACGAGGAGCATTTCCGCCCGGACTGCGCCGGGCTGATCGTGGCCGACCGTTATGGCGCGGAAATGTTGCGTCAGCCCACGCATCGCCCGATGCCGGGCGCGCGCCGCAAGGTGGAAACGCTTCGCTTCGGGCGCCGCGCTGCGCAGCGGCTGCTGGGTTCGCTCGATCCGGGGCTGGCGGGACTGGACTGA
- a CDS encoding DUF1491 family protein: MAARLSAGMLVSALIRRTEAAGGSAMVLARGDATAGVLLIQLAERGVPGALLERVLDPTGTYRWTPTGPADSGDRTDYIARRRQRDPDLWVVELDAADARTIVDEVTE; this comes from the coding sequence ATGGCCGCCCGGCTCAGCGCCGGGATGCTGGTCTCGGCGCTGATCCGCCGGACCGAGGCCGCCGGCGGATCGGCGATGGTGCTGGCGCGCGGCGACGCGACTGCGGGGGTGCTGCTGATCCAGCTCGCCGAGCGCGGCGTCCCCGGCGCGCTGCTCGAACGCGTGCTCGATCCGACCGGCACCTATCGCTGGACGCCGACCGGCCCTGCCGATTCGGGTGACCGCACCGACTATATCGCCCGGCGGCGGCAGCGCGACCCGGACCTGTGGGTGGTCGAGCTCGATGCGGCCGACGCCCGTACGATCGTGGACGAGGTCACGGAATAG
- the ptsN gene encoding PTS IIA-like nitrogen regulatory protein PtsN, giving the protein MDDLMDILTPEAVLAGVTVPNKKTLFQQLGAAAQRITGIEARLIVDRLVERERLGSTGFGEGVAIPHGKIEGLTQVVGVFAKLATPVDFQSIDDMPVDLVFLLLSPPDSGVEHLKALARVSRRLRDRPFVAKLRGAGSNDALYALLTHADARDAA; this is encoded by the coding sequence ATGGATGACCTGATGGATATCCTGACGCCGGAGGCTGTTCTGGCCGGCGTCACGGTGCCCAACAAGAAGACCCTGTTTCAACAGCTTGGCGCAGCCGCCCAGAGGATCACCGGCATCGAGGCGCGGCTGATCGTCGATCGGCTGGTCGAGCGCGAGCGGCTGGGCTCGACCGGCTTTGGTGAGGGCGTGGCGATCCCCCACGGTAAGATCGAGGGGCTGACCCAGGTGGTTGGCGTGTTCGCGAAACTGGCGACGCCGGTCGATTTCCAGTCGATCGACGACATGCCGGTCGACCTCGTCTTCCTGCTGCTGTCGCCGCCCGATTCAGGTGTCGAGCATCTCAAGGCGCTCGCGCGCGTCAGCCGGCGGCTGCGTGACCGGCCGTTCGTGGCGAAGCTGCGTGGTGCGGGATCGAACGACGCACTTTACGCGCTGCTCACCCACGCCGACGCGCGCGACGCCGCCTGA
- the hpf gene encoding ribosome hibernation-promoting factor, HPF/YfiA family: MDIRVSGHQVDTGEALRVHVEERLQAIADKYFSRSISAHVTFGHAPHGSFSCDIVAHVMQGVILKGAGQGIEAHPSFDQAADRIETQLRRYMKRLKSRQGVSIGQIDADAGYTVFQSAPEVDEDEVGGDHPPVIAETRVDVPEASVSDAVMMLDLRNTNALLFKNLGTGAFNMVYRRGDGTIGWVEPQRAA, translated from the coding sequence ATGGACATTCGGGTGTCGGGCCATCAGGTCGATACGGGTGAAGCGCTCCGCGTGCATGTCGAGGAGCGACTGCAGGCGATTGCCGACAAATATTTCTCGCGCAGCATCTCCGCCCACGTCACCTTCGGTCACGCTCCCCATGGCAGCTTCTCCTGCGACATCGTCGCGCACGTCATGCAGGGCGTGATCCTCAAGGGCGCGGGCCAGGGCATCGAGGCACACCCCTCGTTCGATCAGGCGGCCGACCGGATCGAGACGCAGCTGCGCCGCTACATGAAGCGGCTCAAGAGCCGGCAGGGTGTGTCGATCGGCCAGATCGACGCGGATGCCGGCTACACCGTGTTCCAATCCGCGCCCGAAGTGGACGAGGACGAGGTCGGTGGCGATCATCCGCCCGTCATTGCCGAGACGCGCGTCGACGTGCCCGAGGCGAGCGTGTCCGACGCGGTGATGATGCTCGATCTGCGCAACACCAACGCATTGCTGTTCAAGAATCTCGGCACCGGGGCGTTCAACATGGTGTATCGGCGCGGCGACGGCACGATCGGCTGGGTGGAGCCGCAGCGCGCCGCCTGA
- the dnaQ gene encoding DNA polymerase III subunit epsilon: MREIVFDTETTGLSPQEGHRLVEIGCVEIVNRVPTGQTFHAYINPERSMPSEAEAVHGLSAIFLSDKPCFHLVAEELIAFLGDSPLVAHNATFDFAFLNWELAQCGHPSVAMTRMIDTLAIARTRHPGAKHSLDALCSRYGVDRSQRVKHGALLDAELLAQVYVELCGGRQIGFMLAAENADAAISAEAVAVRNAAPLIVRPPRPHHASAAELERHAAFIQKLVDPLWAQVPATA, encoded by the coding sequence ATGCGGGAGATCGTCTTCGATACCGAAACCACCGGCCTGAGCCCCCAGGAGGGCCATCGGCTGGTCGAGATCGGCTGTGTCGAGATCGTCAATCGCGTGCCGACCGGCCAGACCTTCCATGCCTACATCAATCCCGAACGCTCGATGCCGAGCGAGGCCGAGGCGGTGCACGGGCTGTCGGCGATCTTCCTGTCGGACAAGCCCTGCTTCCATCTCGTCGCCGAGGAGCTGATCGCGTTCCTGGGCGACAGTCCGCTGGTCGCGCACAACGCCACGTTCGACTTCGCCTTCCTCAACTGGGAGCTGGCCCAGTGCGGCCATCCGTCAGTGGCGATGACCCGCATGATCGACACGCTGGCGATCGCCCGCACGCGCCATCCTGGCGCGAAGCACAGCCTCGACGCGCTTTGCAGCCGATATGGTGTCGATCGCAGCCAGCGCGTCAAGCATGGCGCCTTGCTCGATGCCGAGCTTCTTGCGCAGGTCTATGTCGAGCTGTGCGGCGGTCGCCAGATCGGGTTCATGCTCGCAGCCGAGAACGCCGATGCCGCCATATCGGCCGAAGCCGTAGCTGTGCGTAACGCGGCGCCGTTGATCGTCCGTCCGCCACGCCCGCATCATGCGAGCGCGGCGGAACTGGAACGCCACGCCGCGTTTATCCAGAAGCTGGTCGATCCGCTGTGGGCTCAGGTGCCCGCCACGGCTTGA